The Gossypium hirsutum isolate 1008001.06 chromosome D07, Gossypium_hirsutum_v2.1, whole genome shotgun sequence genome includes the window TtagagcatgtttggttgggtgtaatggcATAGCCATTACATCCCTATTACGTGGGCCCCACCTATTCATATGTTTGGTTGGATGTAATGTTCTATTACGGGCTTATTACATTACGTATGTATTCCTGCTTAATGACCGATTTCTATTCCCTGCCCAAAGTTCAGTTAAGCTTCCCTTTAGCCCTCTCCCGATTTCTATACCCTGTTTTACCCTCTCATTTTCCCAAGCCGAAAGCCACCTCCAGaactctccctcccaacatcaaacAAAAGCTACCAGCAAAGTCACCTAGACCGCTCCCGTTTCACTTTCATTTTATGGGATCAGTGAGTAGGGTTTCAAATTTTTTCCAAATAAAAAGGGCAAAACTATTTTTTTCCTGTCCTCCCCCAAAAGCCCTAGTTAGAGCCGCATCTTCTTCTTAGCCTCAGGTTTTTGCTTCTAACTTCCATCGGTTTTCTTTCAAAGAACCGATCATTTGTTTACAGATCAAATTAACATTGTTTGTTCATTTTGTTGGTGTTTTTGGATTTGAATTCGGGGTGAAAAAAATGGCGAAGTCAAAGAACCACACTGCCCACAACCAATCTTACAAGGCTCACAAGAATGGCACCAAGAAACCCAAGAGGCACCGCCACACTTCCACCAAAGGGgtatcttttttaaattttctaatcaAATTTTCAGTTAGtcttcatttaaaaataaataaaaatagttttttcCTTGTGGACATTTATAGATGGATCCCAAGTTCTTGAGGAACCAGAGGTATGCAAGGAAGCACAACAAGAAGAGCGGTGAGTCTGCCACTAAAGAAGAGTAAATTTTTAATGGCAAAAGATCTAGCTTTGATTAGTGTTTTCTAATTGTTTTTTTCCCCTCGGTGGAATTGAGTGTTCGTTTACTATAATCACCTtagttgaaatgttattttgggATTGTTGAATCTCATTTTCAAAAGATATTTGAAGCTGTGAGCTTATTAatattaagaacatgttttgagcttaattttctttttcttttctcttttcttaataTGTTTAagtattagttaattaatttttgagcTGTGGTTGATGATGATGCATGGTTTGAGAGAtggttttatcatttttatttttttaaatttgagaggTTCATGGTTTGATGCTTCGTATTGGGGCTTGTTAAGCTATGTGATGATTCGTTTTTCTTGAATTACTTGTATCTACCTTTTCAGACAAGGGTAACTCTTAGAATACCTAAaagaacttaaaaaaatatttgaaaatactcAGTCTCACACAAGTGTATCAGATGTGCATCGATGTCCAGCTAACATAGTCATTAAGCATTCTTATCTAAGTAGAGTATTTGGAAATAAAGACAAGAATTGTTGATGATTCTGTCTCAGGATTGGGTTTTTACTGGCAAGGTTTAGGGTAGGCCATGAATCAGGACAGTTCCATGCTCATGGATTCTACAGCTTATTTTGAGAGTGGTCAGAGTTTCATATTTTTGGCACAATGAATCGGAATTATTAATCTCATTTATGACTTGCTTACTTTCAAGAGTTCGCTTGTGTTTCAGTCCTTAGGTAGAATTTGTATGTAGGAACTATTTGTGGGTTGACTTGCCACCTTGATAAGGATCTCTATTGTGGGACTTGGGTGTAGCTAAATGTTTCTGATGGCAGGAAGATGTGTATGAAGAACATGGGTTTAGGTAGTTGTTCTGGTTGCTTAGGGTGTAGTATATTCTGAGTTTTGCTATGATTCAACTGATTCCTTGGTTGTAGATTTTGGTCAGGGGATTCTGAAGTTTGGATTGCAGTTTTATCTGTCGATCTCGAGCGAGGATCTTTAGCTAATTGTTTCAAGTGCTGAGAGTAATCTATTACAGTAGTCTCTATCTTTGTAGAGAAATTAGGTTCAGGCAACTACTTGGGGTTGGGGGAGACTATGAGAAGGGGTTGCTCTATCTCTGATTGCCCCATTCGCTGATCTTAAATGAGAACGGTTGTAGAGAAGGTGGATTTAGGGGGTACTTGTTCTATTTTGGACTATGCCTTCCATTCTATGATAAGGGAGCAGAACGGATCATCTTAtccattttatcattttcttcgtTGTTTCACCTATTTTTCTCGTTTCCATAGCAAGTTTGGTTGGTCATGTATGGTCCCCACTCTTTGAATGTACTTGTgttgtttattaaattatatttaataattattatgttaaaatatgattaaattatttattatttatattaataatcttattaaaatttgataacaataacaataatcatctacctaaaaaaaattccggtaagggtattctagtcattttagtttttttccttatgctattacagctctattccattcaaccaaacacaagaataccattacgcctctattccattccattcaaccaaacaaaagaatTACCCATTAcgcatctattccattacagcgaaccaaatgtccccttaatgtataatatgcttatatgtaacattatctataattctatcatttatttatatattaattcaaagctgtccacttgattcatagtcactaaattatttatatcttgagctacggaactccgaattaagatccactaaattcctatgaaactagactcacatatatttttaacataaaatttttcagaatttttgatttagctaataaatacagtttattctttaaagtttcacctgcttcactatttgacagttccaactcctcttcactaaaaattaattatctctttgtacagaatttggatgatgtttacGTTTGTTTCTATtcaaaatatactcattcaggattttaaacatataaatttaagtctctaattatttttatttgatgattttccaaagtcagaacaggggaacccgaattcattctgaccttatctcacaaaatttattatatctcatgatttaaaattctattacttacaccgtttcttctatgagaaactagacttaataagctttaattccatatttttttcatcctctaattcgatttccacaatttatggtgatttttcaaagttaacctactcctgctgtccaaaactgttttagtgcaagatgttgattactaaatttataactcccttattccctttctctataatatttcccatcattttcacttatttcctTTCACTaaaatatcaagaacataagaatttatttaagaaaactctactataacattatttccatactttttcaacaataacaaacttaaaaatatattgaaatcttgatgttcttaccttatactattgatttcaatctttaacttgattttatctctcctccagcttctattttttgaatctaacttgacattctagctccccattatctccttattatttttctctcttggaagctatggaaatttttttgatttctaggtgaaaatagtgaattttggGTGAAAGGACCAAactgtaaagaaagcaaaactttctttcttctcttctcttctaacgttggttgcatggaaagatgatgatttttcatcatctttcctcccttttatattaatcatttaataataaaataatactaaaaatcttaataaaatattaattaaataatatttatctaattaattaattaaaaatatcacaaacatccTCATTACCTTCTAggattctctctctctatttgacgattttaccctttataatcttttgaaattccatccttgagtcatcacttaatttagtaaaattgcaatttagtccctcaaaattcttcaccttttcaatttggtcctaattcatccattttccttagtttctagattattccacccttaaatatttaactattggtccttcaaatttttcatatttacactttaacccctaaaactttaagtatttactcttgggcaacaaaacttttctcacttttgcaatttaatcatttattgaattaatatgttataatatacttcccaatgttgacataactcaatattaccctttttatcactttatttcattattttactatatcaaagatactatcttactttcttacaatagtaattttcggggtattacagctTGAGTATTGATACCTCAAGGTAGGGTATTGATACTTTACCCCTAAAAAAGTTTATAACTTTGACCAGACTACCCATTTCTACTAGTATTTTGTTCACTTGAAAACTTGCAATGGTGGCCATGATTACAAGTATATCATTACCAATTGCTTCTAGCAACTCTTCTTCATCAGTCTTATTGAAACCAACTTGTCACAACTACCTCAAGTGAGGTTTCTCTAAAGGagtgttaatggacattaatcaATTGTAACTCGGTACGTCAAATTAAGCTATCCAAAAAACTTGATGAGCTTATTCTCAAGAAATTTATGTGtattttccatatttttgttgatttatagtttttattattaataattggtTTTTCTTAGTTTTACTCCTTTTAAGACCCGATTTGGTAAAATGGTGTCATGGGGAACCTAACGGTGTGTTTGAGTTAGTGTAGGAAGATGATGATGGCCCAACCTTGAGGAAAACTACATTTGACATGGGTGCCGCAACACTAATGCTAGGATGTCGCGACACCGAGCTTCCTTTTCCTCAAGGGTGCAAGACTTCGACAAGAAATCAACCTGGAGCTGACTGTTAAGGGAGTCGTGGCACTAAGAGTGTTGTGTCGTGATATCACTAAAGGTTgttaaagtgaataaattgtggTCACCTATACAGTATATCCTCCATAACTTTGTCCTTTCTCTCCCAACCTTTCATCTTCCTCCCTTGCACCTACTCCAACTACCATCTCACCACCAGCACTATACGGTTCTCTACCCTTAAAAGTAAACCGACCTTCAATCTCCACTATCATCTCCTTCACGTCGACCCTTTGTATCAAGAGTAAGTAATTAGGCTTAATATAAAAATTCTTGCCTAAACTATACTCATTTTCTTCTTTTGGTtcctaatgttttttttttgccaGAAGTGGTCCTTAATTTTTAGATTGGTACCTCTATCAACCAACCATTAGTCAACTATAGTCAATGATGATGTGGCCCAATCACCAAGTTACACATGGAAGAAAGCTACATAAGTAATGCCACATTAGTAGTTATATAATTAattccaaaaaatataaaataaaaataaaactagaagaaatatatataattcaaaaaatttatgaatttttttataatatacctaatatataattaaaaatattgttttttttctatttttttctatttcttgttTTTCCtaatatcatcatcatcatcatcatcatcatcatcatcaccttcTTCTTATATGTTAAAGAACATGAAACCCTATAGTCAATGGCAAATTGGGAAGGAGTTGCCCATTCCAtggaaaataacaataaaataattgtttGAAAGCATCTTATGTTGAAGattgggtaaggaatttatatTCCTCTAATTCACCTCAAACTTTTGTCTCCttaccatttttttttttttgaaatttgattcaTCAGCCCATCCCTATATAAATATACTTCATCACCATCATTTATACAAACAGTCTGAAACCTCAAAATCAAAACTTTCTTAAAATATCCAATCAAaactccaaaataaaaaaatctcttTATTAGACACTAAGGCATATATGCAACCAAAAGTCTTTACAAAATTTGGGGAATTTAGTTCAGAAATTTCCTTTGTTAGAAACTAAcctaaatctataaaacaaaaatcttCTTTGTTAAACACTCATCCATTCCACAATGATGCTCAGTCCTATGGGTCATAACCATACTCACATTCCTCCATCAATAGTCCAAGAAAGGAAAAATGGAAAATCCCTTCAAAATAATGCCAAAAAGTCTACTTGTACGACTCTATCTTCTCTTTCTAACTAGCCTTAAAAGTTAATCCCTTTCAATTTTTCTCTAATCGATTCTTCCTCCTATCATAGGTGAAAGATTGAGAACAACTACTCATATCGGAGAGTGGCGATTCATGTCAATAACGGCAACGAAGATGGGCTTTtttagagaaaaagaagaaggaaagaaagaaaagagataagaaaaaaagagaaaagagaaaaagagaaagacgataaagagaaggaaagaaaataaatgggGAAAAAGAacgtgaaaaaaatgaaaaggtaAATAAATTGGAAAAAAAGAATTAGGAAAATGgaagtaaagaaaaaaatagagtgaatttcttaaaaatcccgattttttaaaatatttattggaTTAGgctaattttttgtaaaattatatggGATTGGGCCGAAATAACGAAAATGCTTCCAGCCGGAAATGTTTTCAGCTAATTTGCAAGGGTTTTGCATTTTTTAAGTAGGTTTAGGTTTAGGATTTTGTGGATTTTAAGGTTTAGTGTTGTATAaggttttgacttttttttatatttttttaagttttttatatattcattagtttttttatattttttttgaaatgtaaagttaataattatttaatttgatatttagatGCATCGTATTTACACCAATtgtatatttaaattatctgaattgtaaaattcaatttgattcataATCGAAACTCAAACTACTCGATTTGATTAAATCttagtttgtaatttttttcaatttttttaatacaacTGAATTTTgatcttcttttttttcacgaGAGGTTGAGGTCGATCAGATTTTTTTTAGTGCATTATTTTTCTCAATGCGTTGTTTTTGAACTTTTAGATATCTTCAGAAAATATATCTCGGGAATCTCGAGATATCTGATGGGTGAGTGGGAAAAATTGTGGAGTTGAAACTGCTAGAGGGAAAACACTCTACGTAAGACACGTTTTCAGTACACTGTTAGAAAAAAGCACTGAATGCGCGTCTAGCTGGACGCATTTTCAACTAACATGGCATGAAAATGCGTCCAGCTAGACACGCTTTCAGTGCTTTTTTCTGACAGTACACTGAAAATGCATCCAGCGTAGAGCATTTTCCCTCTAGCGCTTTCAACTCCCCACTCACTTGggaaaattttttgaatcaattgTCACTCACCCCCGGGTCTATAAAAGCATGGCTTTCAGCATTGAGTGTCATAAGgcatttataagaaaaaaattgtaAGAAGACTCAGAGGAAGAGGAAGTTCGCACATAAGGCATAATTTGGAGCTACTATGCAATTTGCATCAAGTAAGAATCGAGTTTTGTTGTTCATAGTAATTACAACACTATTTTTCTACATAATGTTTTTGTATTGAACACGTGGAACAGGTTATTTCAACAAAAATGAGTGGACAAATTAATGTTATTGTTTAATACGACAGTGAACTGCATGACACCGAGAATGGGGTCATTTTTTTATCAGAGAACATATTACGGTTGGCTTTTAACCCGAACATACAATTTCTGGAACTGCGTGGAAGAATTAGTCAAAAAATCATCGGATCCAGCTAGATGAGAGTATCATCACTTAAATATTGATTTTGTGCTTAGATCGACCCCGTCAAATATGACACTTTCGATATCAAAGGCACAAGAGGGTTGGAGGCGATGGTGCAGATGCATATTAACAATGGATCACCATTTTCGAGTTATATCAAAGTTTGCAAGGACAAATGAAGACCCTTGGAGGTTGACATATGTTCCAGCTCGAGATGCCAGAATGAAAGAACAAGCTGAGAGTCCAATGACACAGTTGTATAATAGGTTCACCACTTTGTTAGGAAGCTCCCATTATG containing:
- the LOC107956213 gene encoding 60S ribosomal protein L29-1 yields the protein MAKSKNHTAHNQSYKAHKNGTKKPKRHRHTSTKGMDPKFLRNQRYARKHNKKSGESATKEE